In Zingiber officinale cultivar Zhangliang chromosome 1A, Zo_v1.1, whole genome shotgun sequence, the DNA window tgttagttagagccctagagccaatcatttgatgattgtatggactcattgtatcatattcttgtatattaataaaggcatttgtttggttattatacttatttgtattagtgccagataaaataagtatagtaacgtcctaaagtagaaggttcatacctatatcaatcgattagttgaatcgatagtgagatgatatagggaacactactctaaatcattcctagtcgagtattaacattcagggacaatgttaatgcaataagactagcatgtaggtcagctcgatgacttgatctcacaagtcatggatatagagatatcaagctgacacatgggtatacattgaagaatgtatactgaatgacccgctatgagaaagtatcatggatcgttatatgagtgtcatatactttctcatgtggctattagtatgactattagtccttagacctgaagtcaccatggatccctatataaggagttatgtactttggtttcgtcaaacgtcacccgtaatagggtggactataaaggcgattattgggtatgtaacaaattatgcagagggatgtgagtgatgtagatgggatctatccctcccatatgacgggagcgacatcaatattcttgatagagttagaccacgaagtgcatggccatgcccaaatgagtcaacattagatgttgagctcatttgatcgagtgagtctacttagagttcaagatttagattgattagatgatgacactgtctatgcctcatattgatcaatctagatgtctaggatagaaggacaatgacatattttgtgaggagtcacaattggtagtcacaaggtgatgttggatctcgacattcttgtaacttgggtagtaatgatgtgttgctagataccgctcattacttatgctcctaaatgggtttagggcattgccaacgttacaagaacctatagggtcacacactaaggacaattagatggagatttggttcatatgatgaactaagaggattagattcattttatgaatcatattggattaagagtaatccaaattgagctaattgagttggactcaagttgattcatgtattcaatgagtctaatttagattatgactcattaaatcaacttaatttaatgaattagattcattatattaagttggcttgaatcatatggttggattagatcaaccatgagagagatttgatcaagtttgacttgatttgagaggaagagaaaaagtcatgtttgacttgactttttgccacatcactagtgagttggcaagatgtgggccaataggattgctccacatcatcaatgtgtgccacctcatggaggttacaagcctccatagcatttaatgtggccggcccacattaaatgaggaggttacacttgttgccatgtcatttagtgaggtggcaagatgtggacaaatagtgttgatccacatcatcctagagtgccacctcatgggggttacaactcttaatggtctccacattaattggaattaatgtgggggttacacctcctagagtggctggccacttgatggctaaggggtttttgaatttcctctcattgatttcattcactcttcttctcccttgagtgctctctcttctccttctcccattccttggccgaacactccattggtgctagcacaccttgtgttttggtcatctccttctacttgtgtccgtgtggatacatatagaggttgtctactttgacaactaaagatccggcgacatcttggacaagcgggaacgcgaagggcttcgctacaagggtaatgatcttaactttagtgtagatctaaagtttttacaaactcgtacaagaaaaaggtttttccgataattttgtttacgaatctttgcacgagatccatggctttgggtgactcggggtttccgcgacgcggaaaagcggttttcgcggcccgaagaacccaacacttcTTCTGTTGCAGCCTTCTCTATTCTTTCTGTAAGCTCTCTTCGATCTCTTACGATTCTTTTGGATCTTCGCCTTTCTCGTGCTCATTGTGCTTTCTGTCCCTCTTTGTTCCTGTCGAAGCCCTGTCTTCTTGTTTTTCCGGTCATGGCTAGCTCTTCTTGGCCGTCTGACCTTGCTTTTAGTCTCTGGTACAGTACCATGAAGACCAGATTTGATGCGAGTGACGCTAAGAGCCTTAGGAATGTCTTCGATATCCCCTTTGATCATGATATAATCTTGGCCTCCTCATTCGATCGGCCAAATAACTCGCCGACCGGCACTATTGTCTTTTTCGAGACCAAAATGTGGTCGGTCTTTGATTCCTGATCCACTCCTTTATCATCgaagtttgtaactattttcgtgTTCTCCTTCCGTAACTCGTACCAAACTCTTTCCGTTTGCTGTGCGGAGTCGTAGTTTTTTTTCGGCTGCACGACATTCCCCTGACCCCACGCGCCTTCCATTATTGTTACTACCCCAAGCAGTCTGAGCTGTGGACTTTCCTCTTCCAGTCGCGGGTCGGGCTGGTCTTTTTTGACAAGATGCCTacttccaacaagcattggaaggagtattttttttatttttgcgtCTTCCCGAGTGGCCCTGTTTTTGAACTCGTTGGCATGTCGACTTGCCCCCTCAGCTCGATCTGAAGAAGTACAAGAGACagccggactatcttcacgcagTGGCCATGCTGGCCGACCAGAAATATGGCATCCATAAGCTTCTGCTAGAAGGTgtcatgtacatcttcggcctaagTCCAATCCGATCCCAACTCCCGCGCGGCTTAGGTAAGAAACTTCTTGGGCTCTTTCCTTTGAGTGtaacttattttcttttttccttttgcagCCCGAACCATGATGCGAGCGCGGGTGGCCGGCTACATCAAGCTGAAAGATGCTGAGATCGAGGTGGTCGCTGCAAAGGAGTTGGCGAGCCGCGGCTTAGCGCCGGTCGGCTCCCAAGAGGACACACCCGCTGAGAGCGAGAAGAGGCCCGCTGTGGGAGAAGGTACCGCCGGCCAGTCGGCCAATGTTGAAGTGGTTGATGACTCGCTCCCAACATCTGAGGCACAGCCCGCCGCTTGGACCGGAGGCTCCGAGTCTTTTGGTGAGGTCGTGCCACTTACTAGGCACAAGAGGTGCCACACGGACAATCCACCCCGCTCCGCCACCTCGGCTGTGGGGGTCACCGAGCGGGTCGGTACCTCTTCTCCCATTACCCTCCCTGCAACGGCGAAGGTTACTTCATCCGACCAGACCTCGTCTATGGCCGAGTTGTCACCAGAGGCCCTTGTTGCCTAGCCGGTCGCATCTCTACCACTGACCCAACGGAGACCACTGCAATCCAGGATCGATCTTGCGTCCACTGTCGCACCTTTCGGTCTAGCGGCCTCCTCCCAGTCGGACCCGAGTGGCCGGCGATCTGTGACAGCGGTTCTCAACCTTCCAACAAAGGACTACCTCGAACAGAGCGCCCGTCCGCGTATCCCCGAGCACAAGATTTTGATCCACGAGCCCCTCCCTAGCATTTGGGAGGACATGAGGGCCTGAGCGGCGATGATGCCGCTAGGAGCACTCGACAACAACCACCTGCAGATGTCCACCGGGGTACATAATTTATTAACAATTCCTAATTTACCTTCGATCGACGCTCGACATTTTCCTATATctacagtactgggtggagagcatgGTCATGTGCCAACGGCTCGCTCTTGTGGAGGACGAGATAAAGAAACTCGAGGTCTCAGGCGGTGCCTCTTCCTCCCAGGGGCCATCGATCGTCGAATTAAATGCCGATCTGGAGAAGGCCCAGAAGCTCCTTGAAGCCGAGCAAAAGAAGTCTGGCGATCAAGAAGTCTGGCTGGGTCAGCTCGAGGCGCATGCAAAAACTTATGATAAAAAGATCGAGCTAGCCACGACGAGGAAGAAACGagccatcgccgatctggagcTAAAGAACCAGGAGGTTCGACGCCTTTCTCAGAAGCTCAAAGAAGTCGAGGACTTCCTAGTTACTAAGCGAGCCTGCCGCTCGATTGAAGAAGCCTCTCTGAACGGGAAGCTCAAGGAGGTTGAGGACGTCGTGGAGGTCTCCCGCTCGGCTCTGGAGACCTACCGGGAAGCTGAGTCGAGTAGACTCGAAGCTCTGAAGCAAGCGTACCTCCGCTCAGACCATTACACCGACAAGGTTGTCTAGTGGATCGTCCGCGCCTTCGAGCTGGCCATCGACGGGACGTTTCAACTGCTCAAGATGGACGACCACCTCCCTTTCGAGATGACAGACAGCATCATCAATCGTAGCAAATTGAACGACTCAATGCCTGATGATGTTTTCGATTATATAGAATGAGGCCGAGCGTCtgtcttgtaaattttttttttgaagtctCACTCTATGTCCGTCGATCGGTGGTTCTTCCTTTTGATCAATGAATTATCTGCCCACTCAGTGGCCTTCCTCTTTAAAATGTTCCTTTGTTTTCATGTCTAGCCCTGATCCTTCCATTTGACTATAATCGTCATCTATCTTTACAATTTATgctcttgggtttaaggtcgtcgctcgaccgtcaatgaagacaggggtttaacatcgtcgctcgacgatttgacgaagacttgggtttaaggtcgccgctcgaccatcgatggagacaggggtttaatgtcgccgctcgacgatttgacgaagacttgggtttaaggtcaccgctcgaccgtcaatggagacaagggtttaacgtcgtcattCGACGGTTTGACGaagacttggatttaaggtcgccgctcgaccgtcgatggagacaggggtttaacgtcgccgctcgatgatttgttATGTCGTTTGACACCGAATTTGagatttgaatcctttatttctGCCCAGCATACAAGGATCACAGGGATATAAAGATACATTGattattacatcagcgcacctctcacccggttcgataaggctggagatggttcgcgaTCCACGACCGCTCTAGTTGTCATCCGTCCTCATCTTCCAAGTAATAGGCGCCCAAACGGAGCTTCtccacgaccttgaagggtcccgCCCACGGGGCTTCTAGCTTGGTGACATCGCCGATCGGCTTTACTTTTTTCCACACCAGATTGCCGACTTGGAAcaacctcgggatcaccctccgattgtagttctgtttcatcctCTGGCGGTAGGCCATTAACAGGATGGCAGCTTTAGCACGCGATTCatctaccaaatccagctccagcaACCTCCGCTCAGCGTTGTCTTCAACATAGTGTTGAAGCCGATTGGACTCAACTCTGACTTCGACCGGGACTACTGCTTCACCACCATATATCAGGTGGAAAGGAGTCGCTCCAGTTCCCTCCTTGGGCATCGCGTGGATCACCCATAGTACACTGGGGagttcatctacccaacttcctccaacgtggtcgagccgagcgcgtatGATTCTAAGAATTTCGTAGTTGACGACCTCtgctttgttggtgcaacatccctcaggtcaaggttgacctggttgaccaagcttgagtcttggtttgagtttcgatatttgacaatgcaaggttgattgaagaagagtcaagtaggtcaaggatgaccggatacttgactgggaagtcctaactgggatgtttaggcagaaggaaagacctagtgagtgaagctaggcaggaggaaaatcctggtaagtgaagccaggtgaaagacctagtgagtgaagcta includes these proteins:
- the LOC122008107 gene encoding uncharacterized protein LOC122008107, translating into MPKEGTGATPFHLIYGGEAVVPVEVRVESNRLQHYVEDNAERRLLELDLVDESRAKAAILLMAYRQRMKQNYNRRVIPRLFQVGNLVWKKVKPIGDVTKLEAPWAGPFKVVEKLRLGAYYLEDEDG